From a region of the Castanea sativa cultivar Marrone di Chiusa Pesio chromosome 10, ASM4071231v1 genome:
- the LOC142614230 gene encoding uncharacterized protein LOC142614230, translating to MRGDKEAVNILVSLTLISAFVFVYSDIDVLNEILHEILSWCARVGVALVLLMVVIQSRMDVFRELSRELGDRIDENLGISGLLGPRRHHASCHCHTIREGTSGFMVQKLKHDLIKKIYDGVYQVNVENIGRVIYNVAPRVDSLSRESYNLAVACSNEFVLKNIFCFNPNCNQVCYVMEHYEQNFKQWLQENSLSDQQGKNLNPECLQILRDVLRGIGYLHRVKKRCHGKLNETNIVIVNGRAKITGMVNDISKTHLDDYSDYKHLATIVRRSFETEQHDIPTELKLFLTYLSKTEPSRLLNIENHPIFLSPLQRLSYRVIAHTFLYFGKSKRSFALALNEKLGECDWKLNVRTTGTFVMVLDRYNHQGNLSEKQRKIVEYKQTAISFMRFCRNVVAHLKDNNVKRDPGRCKKLTVKEVEEELNGYWPEFMPIVHEVLVEHGHLMVVHDAVLK from the exons ATGCGAGGAGATAAGGAGGCAGTAAATATTCTGGTGTCTCTGACACTAATCAGCGCTTTCGTTTTTGTCTACTCTGATATTGAT GTTCTAAATGAGATACTTCATGAGATTCTAAGTTGGTGTGCGCGCGTTGGTGTTGCACTTGTGCTTCTGATGGTTGTTATCCAGTCACGGATGGATGTTTTTCGTGAGTTAAGCCGTGAATTAGGTGATAGAATT GACGAGAATTTAGGCATCAGTGGATTATTGGGCCCAAGGAGACACCATGCTTCTTGTCATTGTCATACCATAAGGGAAGGAACTAGTGGTTTCATGGTTCAAAAACTGAAACatgatttgataaaaaaaatctatgatgGGGTGTACCAAGTCAACGTAGAGAACATAGGCCGTGTCATTTATAATGTTGCACCACGAGTTGATTCATTAAGTAGAGAATCGTACAATTTGGCAGTTGCATGCTCTAATGAGTTTGTGTTGaagaatattttttgtttcaatccAAACTGTAACCAAGTTTGCTATGTAATGGAGCACTACgaacaaaatttcaaacaatgGTTGCAAGAGAATTCTCTCTCTGATCAACAAGGCAAAAATCTGAATCCAGAATGTCTTCAAATTCTTAG GGATGTTTTAAGGGGCATTGGTTATCTCCATCGTGTGAAAAAGAGATGTCATGGCAAGTTAAATGAGACAAATATTGTGATCGTGAATGGTCGGGCCAAGATTACAGGAATGGTAAATGATATTTCAAAAACTCATCTAGATGATTATTCAGATTATAAGCACTTGGCGACCATTGTTCGAAGATCCTTCGAAACCGAGCAACATGACATTCCAACAGAACTTAAGTTGTTTCTTACCTACCTCTCAAAGACAGAACCCAGCCG GTTGCTCAATATTGAAAATCATCCAATTTTTCTATCCCCTTTACAAAGATTGAGCTACAGGGTGATTGCTCATACTTTCTTGTATTTTGGAAAGTCGAAAAGGTCCTTTGCGTTGGCACTAAATGAAAAGCTTGGTGAATGTGATTGGAAGCTCAATGTCAGAACTACTGGTACATTTGTTATGGTGCTTGATCGTTATAATCACCAGGGAAATTTGTcagaaaaacaaaggaaaatcgTTGAATACAAACAAACTGCCATATCTTTTATGAGGTTTTGCAGAAATGTTGTGGCGCACCTTAAGGATAATAATGTTAAACGAGAT CCAGGGCGGTGTAAGAAATTGACTGTTAAAGAAGTCGAGGAAGAGCTTAATGGATACTGGCCTGAGTTCATGCCCATTGTGCATGAAGTCCTTGTTGAACATGGCCATCTTATGGTTGTACACGATGC GGTTCTCAAATGA